A portion of the Paenibacillus hamazuiensis genome contains these proteins:
- a CDS encoding SDR family NAD(P)-dependent oxidoreductase: MMTLQGKIAIVTGAARGIGRAAAKSLARQGAKVVVNYVSNQEAAEQVVADIRSAGGEAVAVRADVRDEGQMANLVEQTKSAFGGRIDILVCNANMHFVTKPFAEMSWDEFAQKLNDELKAAFVTTKAIIPTMTEQKYGRIIYTSSGSGKHPTPNFIAHGTAKAGLDSFVRFIASEYGPHGITANVVAPGLTETEASANTQGIEHIKKAIVGITPLGRVAQPEDIADVIAFFASDASRFVTGAYTPVNGGMMME, encoded by the coding sequence ATGATGACGCTTCAAGGAAAAATCGCCATAGTCACGGGCGCTGCGCGAGGAATAGGCAGAGCCGCCGCAAAGTCGCTGGCCCGGCAGGGCGCCAAAGTCGTTGTTAACTATGTCAGCAATCAAGAGGCTGCCGAACAAGTTGTCGCCGATATCCGATCTGCAGGCGGTGAAGCGGTGGCGGTCCGGGCGGACGTACGCGATGAAGGGCAGATGGCGAATCTGGTGGAGCAAACCAAGTCGGCATTCGGAGGACGCATCGATATCCTGGTCTGCAACGCCAATATGCACTTTGTCACCAAGCCGTTCGCCGAGATGTCCTGGGATGAGTTTGCGCAGAAGCTGAACGATGAATTGAAGGCGGCATTCGTAACTACGAAGGCGATCATACCGACGATGACCGAACAAAAATACGGACGAATTATTTATACGTCGAGCGGTTCGGGCAAACATCCGACGCCGAATTTCATCGCTCATGGAACTGCCAAGGCGGGGTTGGACTCATTTGTGAGATTCATAGCAAGCGAATACGGTCCTCACGGCATCACGGCCAACGTGGTAGCGCCGGGACTGACCGAAACGGAGGCAAGCGCCAATACCCAGGGGATAGAGCATATCAAGAAGGCCATCGTCGGCATCACTCCGCTCGGCCGGGTTGCCCAGCCGGAAGATATTGCGGATGTGATCGCCTTTTTCGCCAGCGATGCCAGCCGGTTCGTTACAGGGGCTTATACGCCGGTCAACGGCGGGATGATGATGGAGTAA
- a CDS encoding VOC family protein: MAKLTPYIVSENAKAQSEFYTQALGGEIVSVMTHGQLPDAKEELKDKIMHLSFVAAGVTFFVTDCVFEPLSRGNAVNLSLEFATEAEAREAFDKLAVGGKVKYPLAPAFWGTLFGQLEDKFGVSWMISTEARAS, translated from the coding sequence GTGGCAAAATTGACGCCTTACATTGTATCGGAGAATGCGAAAGCCCAGAGCGAGTTTTACACGCAAGCGCTCGGCGGCGAGATCGTGTCCGTGATGACTCACGGGCAGCTTCCGGATGCAAAGGAAGAGCTGAAAGATAAAATCATGCATCTGAGCTTCGTTGCCGCCGGCGTGACCTTCTTCGTGACCGATTGTGTGTTTGAGCCGCTTAGCCGGGGAAACGCCGTCAATTTAAGCTTGGAATTCGCAACGGAAGCCGAAGCCCGCGAAGCGTTCGACAAACTGGCCGTAGGCGGCAAAGTGAAATACCCGCTGGCTCCGGCGTTTTGGGGCACTTTGTTCGGTCAGCTCGAGGATAAATTCGGAGTATCATGGATGATCAGCACCGAAGCGAGGGCAAGCTAG
- the pyrH gene encoding UMP kinase: MYKRILIKLSGGAVAGKSDFGFDPERLEHIAGEIMSVVNMGVEVSLVIGGGNIFRGNMGESWGIERAEADSIGTLATVINSLMLRGVLKSKTDKEVRVMTAIPIASVAEPYIRLRAIHHLEKGYIVIFAGGNGQPFVTTDYPSVQRAIEVGCQALLVAKQGVDGVLDADPKYRSDARKFKSLHYNDVIQRDLKIMDQSAFILARDYNLPIHVFNFDQPGSMKEVCEGKNVGTVISSDSVMEWG, translated from the coding sequence ATGTACAAAAGAATTCTCATCAAGCTGAGCGGCGGGGCCGTGGCGGGAAAAAGCGATTTCGGATTCGATCCGGAGAGACTGGAGCACATCGCGGGTGAGATTATGTCTGTTGTCAACATGGGAGTGGAGGTGTCGCTGGTCATCGGCGGCGGCAATATTTTTCGCGGCAATATGGGCGAGAGCTGGGGAATCGAACGGGCGGAGGCGGACAGCATCGGCACTCTCGCCACCGTCATCAACAGCTTGATGCTGCGAGGCGTTCTGAAATCGAAAACGGACAAAGAAGTCCGTGTGATGACCGCCATTCCGATCGCTTCCGTTGCCGAGCCGTACATCCGATTGAGGGCGATTCATCATTTGGAAAAAGGATACATCGTTATTTTCGCGGGAGGGAACGGACAGCCGTTTGTGACGACGGATTACCCGTCCGTGCAAAGGGCGATCGAGGTAGGCTGCCAGGCGCTGCTCGTGGCCAAGCAAGGCGTGGACGGCGTACTTGATGCCGATCCGAAGTACCGGAGCGACGCGAGGAAGTTCAAGTCGCTTCATTACAACGATGTGATTCAGCGCGACCTTAAGATCATGGACCAGTCCGCGTTTATTTTGGCCCGCGATTACAACCTGCCGATTCATGTGTTTAACTTCGACCAACCGGGTTCGATGAAGGAAGTATGCGAAGGGAAGAACGTCGGTACGGTGATTAGCAGCGATTCGGTCATGGAGTGGGGGTGA